The genomic window TGAAAATATTCATCAACATTTAGATTTGATTGCAGGCTTACCTTATGAAGATTATAATACTTTTAAAAAATCATTTAATGATGTATATTCCTTAAATGCTGATATGCTACAATTGGGTTTTTTAAAAGTATTAAAAGGATCTGGAATAGAAGCAAAGAAAGAAAAATATGGATATCATTATACTGTTTTTCCTCCTTATGAAGTACTATTTAATGATTTTATTTCCTATGAAGAGATTATAAAATTAAAAATGGTAGAAGATTTGTTAGAAAAGTATAAGAATTCTCATGTTTTTGAATATACTTTAAATTATGTATTAGAATATTACTATAATCAACCTTTTGATTTTTTCGAAGATTTTTCTCGTTATTGGAAAAATAATAGATTATTTCAAGTATCTCATAGTCAGAAAAATTTATATAAGATTTTCTTGGATTTTTGGAGTACAAAAAACCAAGAAATGGAAAAAATTCATGAAATTTTAAAATTTGATTATCTTGTATCTCATAAACCACCTTTACCTAAATTCTTTTATGTAAATAATATAGAACAAAAAAAAGAAAAAATATTTCATTTTTTGAATCAACCTCAAAATATAGAGAAATATTTGCCTGAATTTGTAGGAGTTCCTGTAAAAGAAATAAAAAAATATGTACATTTTGAAGCTTTTTCTATAGATATTCTAAATATATTATCAATAGAAAAAAGAAATGAAAATAGAAATAATGTTACCTTGCTTTTTTATTTTCCAAGAAATAAACAAAAAATTTTTAATAAAGCAGTATTTTCAAAAATAAAATTAGAGTAAGAGATAAGAAAATTTTGAATATTATTTCTATTAAAGTTTATATTACATATTTTAGAAATTATGGTATGATAAAATTAACAAATTTTTAATATGGTAAAGGTAATCCTTTACAAAAAATAAAGGAGGAAAAAGATGAAAAAGATAGGTTTGCTTCCACGATTAATAATAGGGCTAGTGACGGGGGTTATTATTGGATATATTTCTTCTAACATAGGAGTACGATGGCCAGTAAGATTGCTTGCTACTTTTAATGACATTTTTGGGCAATTTTTAAATTATGTCATTCCATTAATTATTATTGGATTTATAGCACCAGGAATTGCAGAATTAGGAAAAGGAGCAGGAAAGCTTTTAGGAATTACTACTGGATTAGCTTATATTTCCACTGTAATTGCTGGGACATTAGCGTTTATAGTAGGGTCCTTTCTATTACCAGCAATTGTTACAGGAGGAACAGCAGCAAATCCAGCAGAAGCTCAACTTTCAGGATATTTAACAGTAGAGATTCCTCCTATTATAGGAGTTATGACTGCACTTATTACTGCTTTTGTTTTAGGCTTGGGAATGGCAGCCCTTGATTCTAAGCACTTATATTATGTAATGAATGATTTTAGTAAAATTGTAAATAAATTAATTAGTGTCATCGTTATTCCGTTATTGCCTATCCATGTTGGAGGTATTTTTGCTAATATGACATATGGAGGGCAAGTGGTTCAAACTTTAGCTGTATTTGGACAGATATTTATTATAATAATTGCTTTACATATTATTTATTTAATTTTACAATATACTATAGCTGGAAGTATTACAGGAAAGAATCCTTTGCAAGCTTTAAAAAATATGATTCCTGCTTATGTAACTGCAGTTGGCACCCAATCTTCTGCTGCAACAATTCCTGTTACTACTAAATGTGGTAAGAAAAATGGAATTTCTAATCAAGTAGCAGATTTTGCAATTCCCCTTTGTGCAACCATTCATTTATCAGGAAGTACAATTACTATTACGATGTGTTCTGTAGCAGTAATGTTAATGTCTGGATTAACACCAACTTTTAACACAATATTTCCTTTTATTTTAATGATAGGGATAACTATGATAGCTGCTCCTGGGGTACCTGGAGGAGCTGTGATGGCAGCTTTAGGAATTTTACAATCCATGTTGGGATTTAATCAGGCACAATTAGCGTTAATGATTGCACTTTATTTAACACAAGATAGCTTTGGAACCGCTTGTAATGTAACAGGAGATGGAGCGATTGCTATGGTTGTAGATAGAATAGCAAATGTTAACAAAAAAGTATAAAAAAGAAGATGGATCCATCTTCTTTTTTTATAAATAATTTATAAAGATTAAAATAATTTACTTCTTTTAAATAGTTTTTGTAATAGGATTTAAATTTTTTACTATTTTAATTTCTCCAATTCCTCGTTCTAAGTTCATTTCATATATTTTTTGAGCCTCCAGCTTTTTAGCAATTAGGTAAGCAGCGGTATGAGGATTGATCCGTTTTCCACATGTAAAAACATCAATACTTGCATAACCTTGTTCTGGAAAGGTATGAATAGATAAATGGGATTCAGAAATTACCACTACACCAGATATTCCTTGAGGAGCAAATTTGTGAAAAGCAATTTCTCGAATTTCAGCTCCTGCTTCTAAAGCAGCTTCTACCATTAATTTTTCAATGAGATTTCTATCATTTAAAAGGTTGATATTACAATCCCATAGTTCTAAAATGCAATGTCTTGAATAAGTTTGCATTACATTCTCCCCCTTTTCATAATTTAACAATTACCACGGGGGAAGGTTAGTTCAACCGATAACCTAACCTACACGGCTAGTTAGATCAGCGATGCCCCAACCCTTTAAGTAATTGTCATTTTGGAATTAATATATCATAAAAAAATAAACAAATCAATAAGATATTTTAGTAAAAAACATATAATCTCTTGTAATACTATATTATGCCCTTAAAATAGGATAAATAAACTTTTTTTGAATAAAATAGAGTCAATTAGTACTTTTTAGATAAAGAAAAAGACGTTCTTTTAAGAACGTCTTTGAAAAATTTATTTTTCAATAGCTTTATTTAAGTCTTCCATTAATTTATCTACATCTAAACCATGTGCTAGGGCTCCCTGCTCTATATTTTCAAATCGAGCAGCCATACATCCAAAGCAATGCATACCATATGCTTGAAGAACATCTACAGTTTCAGGATATTTATTTACAATATCCGTAATACTCATATCTTTTGTAATTTTCATATTTTTACACCTCCATAAAAATTTAAAATTACCCCAATGTTGACATATTTATAAAAAATTTTCATTATATAAATGCATTCATTCGGGTACTATTTATATCTTATTTATTATATCATAAAATATTCTAATAGGAAAATGATAGATATAAAAAGTCTAAGCAAATAGTAATCTTTATATCTTAAATATTTTTAATTAATTATTTTTATTTTTCAGGAGATCTTATGTTATCATAATAAGAAAGAAAATATAAGATTTTAAAGACAGGATTAGGGGGAGAACTATGGATAAAATTTGGAATATTATAGGGAAAAGAAAAAAAGATCAATCATTGATAGAGCATATTTTAACTTGTAAAGGGATCACCCGTCCTGAAGATAGAAAAGAGTTCTTAAGTATTAAACCTCAAAAAACATATGATCCTTTTTTAATGAAAAATATGAAAGAAGCAGTAAAGAAAATTGAGGAACATATTAAAAAAGAAAGTAAAATTATAGTATACGGAGATTATGATGTAGATGGAGTTACTTCTATTTCTTTATTAATAGAATTTTTTTCTTATTTTATTTCTAATATTGATTATTATATACCAAATCGATTTTCTGAAGGATATGGTTTAAATAAAAAGGCAATATCTTATATAAAAAATGAGTTAAAAGCAGATTTGATGATAACGGTAGATAATGGAATTAATTCTTATGATGAAGTAAAATATGGAAAAGAGATAGGATTAGATATAATCGTAACAGATCATCATCATCCTCCAGAAAAAATACCAGAATGTATTGTAATTAATCCTAAACAAAAAGGAGATTCTTATCCTTTTAAGGAATTATGTGGTTGTGGGGTGGCATTTAAACTTGCGCAAGCTTTACAAAGAAAATTAAATTTACCTAAAAAAGTGATTAATAATGCCTTAGATTTAGTAACTTTAGCAACAATATCCGATTTAGTTCCTTTAATCGATGAAAATAGAACAATAATAAAATATGGATTAAAAAGCATAAATGCTAATCAAAGATTAGGTTTAGCTATTTTAAGAAAAGTAACAGGATTAGAAGATAAGGAAATAAAATCTGGTCAGATAGGCTATACTTTAGGACCATGTTTTAATGCAGCAGGGAGGCTAAAGGATGCAAAAATAGGAGTACAATTATTGTTAGAAAAAAATAAGAAAAAAGCAGAGAAAATAGCTCAAACTTTATATCAATTAAATGCTAAGAGACAAAAAATTCAGATAGATGGGGAAAAATATTGTAAAAAGTTAGTAGAAGAAAAGCACAGCCAAGATAATTTTTTAGTTTTAAGAGCCGATGGTGTATCAGAAGGTATTATTGGGATCATAGCTGGTAAGATCAAAGACATTTTTTATAGACCTACTCTTGTAGTTACAGAATGTAAAGAAGGATATTTAAAAGGTAGTGGTAGAAGCATTCAAGGAATTAATATTTATGAAGAAATGAGTAAGGTTTCAGATTTATTATTAGGATTTGGAGGACACGAAATGGCCTGTGGTTTTTCTATAAAAGAAGAAAATCTAGAGGAACTTCGAAAAAGATTAAACATTCAAGTTCAACAGATTAAAGAAGAAAATCCTAATATTTTCATTCCTAAAATGGATATTGTTGCAGAAATAAAAGCACAAGAATTTAATATGGATTTTATAAAGGAATTATCTAAATTAGAGCCTTATGGAATAGGAAACCCTAGACCTTTATTCATGATTAAAAATATTGAGGTAAACCATCAGTGGACAAAAGCTTGTGGAAAAGAAGGTATTCATTTAAAATTTAGTGGAAAAAAAGATGAATTTTATCTAAATGGAATTGGATTTTTCTTGGTGGAAAAATACCAAAATTTAAAGGAGCCTTCAAATGTAGATGTAGCTTTTTTTGCAGATATTAATGAATATAATGGAATTATTCAAGCGCAGATGAGAATAGAAGATATTCGTAATGTATAAATTTAGGAAAGGTAGGTTGTTTGTTTGTTAGCTAATAATATATATCAATTAAATGTAGATGGAAAAGAAATTTTATTAATAGGAACTGCGCATGTATCTAAACAAAGTGCAGAACAAGTAAAGGAAATGATTGAACAAGAACGTCCGGATTCAGTTTGTATTGAACTGGATGAAGGGAGATATAAATCAATAACAGAACAAAATAAGTGGGAAAATACAGATATTGTACAAGTAATTAAAGAAAAAAGAGCGATATTACTTTTAGTAAACCTTATTTTATCTACTTATCAAAAAAGAATGGCCAATCAATTTGATATACAGCCAGGACAGGAAATGATTCAAGGAATTGAGTCTGCTAAAAAAGCAGGAGCGAATATTGTATTAGTAGATCGAGATATTCAAACTACGTTTAAAAGAATTTGGAGGGGGGTTAGTTTTTGGGGAAAAGTAAAGTTATTTTTTTCTATTATTTTAAGTATATTTGATGATGAAGAAATTACTGAAGAAGAACTAGAAAAAATGAAAACAGAAGATATGTTAACATCTGCTTTGAATGAGCTTTCCAGTAATTTTCCAGATTTAAAAAAATATTTGGTAGATGAAAGAGATCAACATCTTGCTCAAAAAATTAAAGAAGCACCTGGAAAAAAAATTATAGCGGTTTTAGGTGCTGCGCATATTCCTGGTATAAAAGAAGAAATATTTAAGGAGCATGATTTAAAAAAATTAACAGAGATTCCTAGAAAACCTAAATTTTCTAAATTAATAGGCTGGATGATACCATTAGCTATTATATTGATGATCCTTTCTACTTTTTCTGTAGATACATCTAAAGGAATTGATCAGATTATAAGTTGGATTTTATGGAATGGGAGTCTTTCTGCAATAGGAACTATAATTGCAGGGGGACATATTTTATCAATTCTAACTGCTTTTTTAGTAGCTCCTATCACTTCTTTAAATCCTTTATTGGCGGCTGGATGGTTTGCTGGTTTTACGGAATCTTTTATTCGAAAACCTAGAGTAAAAGATTTTAAAAATCTAACGGAAGATATTTCTACAATAAAAGGATTTTGGAAAAATAGAGTGACAAAAATATTGTTAGTGGTAATTTTAGCTAATTTAGGAAGTGTTATAGGAACGTGGATTGGTGGAATAAATATTATTCGATCTTTTATTCAAAATGTTCTTTAATAGAAAAATGATAGAATATTATAAATATGGGAGGGGAGCTTAAATGAAAAAAGAAGTATTCTTAGATTATTTTATTTGTAATGGTAAATTATTATCTACAAAATCCATGGAAGATATAGATGTTTTGAAAAAAATAAGTTCTAAGTCAGTATATGAAGTAATAAAAATAAAAGAAGGTGTTCCTCTTTTTTTTGATGAACATCTAGAACGTATGAAGAATTCTCTTTTTACTTTTGGCATAGAACTAAAAAAAACGAAACAGGAAATTTTACAGGAAATTTTACAATTAGTAAAAGTAAATCGATGTAAGTTTATTAATGTAAAATTAGTATATGATTTTTTACAAAAAAAGGATTGCAAGTTTCTAATTTATTTTATAGAAAGTGAATATCCCCAGAAAGATAGTTATAAAAATGGAGTACACACTATATTATTTCAAGGGGAAAGAAAAAACCCTAATGTTAAAACCATTTATACTTCTTTTAAAGAAAGAGTAAAACAGATTAGAAAACAAGAAGGCGCTTATGAAGCTTTGCTGGTAGATGAAGACGGTTATATAAAAGAAGGGAGTCGATCCAATGTATTTTTTATTAAAGAAAATATTCTTCTGACTCCTCCAGCAGGAGAAGTTCTTTTGGGAGTTACTAGAAATTATGTTTTAAAAATATGCCATAAATTAGGAATACAAGTAAAAGAAAATCCAATCCATATCAATCATTTAAAGGATATAGATGGGGCGTTTATTACGGGTACTACGGTGGATATTTTACCTATAGCTTCTATTAATCAGTATAGGCTAAGGAGTACAAAAAATCCTATTATGAAAAAGATTATGAATTTATATGAAAAAGAAATGAATAAAGATATTCAAAAAAGAAAAGAGAAATTAAGTAATTATATTTTATTTTGATATATTATTATGCGAGAAGGGAAAGAAAAGAGATAAAAAATAAGCTGATAATAATAGGTTTTTAGATTTAATATTAGAAAAAGAGGATATTTTCTCAAATAAAAAGAAAATATCCTCTTTTTATTTTTATACGCAATAATTTTCGCAAATATTTAGATATTTCATAGATTCTACAATATGATGAGGTAAACAAAAAGTAGAATAATACTGATCACTAGGATGTATGATAAAGTTAGAACTAATAAGAGAAAGGAATATATTTTGATGTAGCATTCTGCCATATTCAATTTTGTATTTTTTATTGTCATAAGGGACAAAAAAAGCACATTCTGTATCATTTTCTTTTAAATTAATAAAAAAAGATTCTTGCTCTCCTAAAATAGTAATATCATTTATATAAATTTTAAGAGTAGGTTTGGATTCTTCCCAGGCCCAATATCCAAAGTCATTTATAAATTTTTTTACACTTTCTTTTGGAAGTTTCCATTGACTATATAGAATATGAGGAAGTAATAAATTTATTTTTATTTTTGAATTTTTCATAACTTTCCCTCCTGTTTTTATTTAATATAATGTATGTCCTAAAAATAAAATTATGACTTAAAATAGAAACTTTAATAATAAAAAGGATTTGTATAATTAATTCTATAGAAGGTAAACTTAATAGAAGGATGTTTGTTAGAAAAACTTAATTTAAACAACTTGAAAGGAAAGAGTTTGATATGCTGATTGTATTTATTAGAGTAGTAATATTGTACATATCTGTTCTTTTAGGATTAAGAATGATGGGAAAGAGGCAAATAGGGGAAATGCAGCCTTTTGAACTAGTTATTACCATTATGATTTCTGAACTTGCAGCAATTCCTATAGAAAATACAGGAATACCTTTATTAAATGGAATGATTCCTATTTTTACTCTCCTATTTTTAGAGGGCCTTTTTTCTGTTTTAATGTTAAAAAGCAATAAATTTAGAAATTTTATTGACGGTACTCCTTCTATTATTATGGATAAAGGAAAATTAATTTATAAAGAATTAAAAAATCAAAGGATTGCTGTAGAAGATCTTTTTGAAGAATTGAGAATAGCAGGGTATCCTGATTTACATGAAATTGAGTATGTCATATTAGAAACAGATGGAGAACTTACTATTATTCCTAAAGCGGAAAATAAAGCTGTGACTTTAAAGGATATGAATATAGTATCTCCTCCAGTAGAAATTCCAATTCTATTAATTGTGGATGGAGTTCGATATCAAAAAAATATGAAAAAGATAAATTGCGATAATCAATGGTTAGACGATCAAATAAAAGCACAAGGGTTTAATAATGATAAAGAGATTTTAATTGCTTATCTTGATAGTCAAAGGCAGTTTCATATTCAAGGAAAAAATGAAGGAGAAGTGTAGAATGAAAATATTTTGGATTTCATTATTAATTATTTTAATATTTTTGTCTTTTACTGTATATCTTAATATTTCTTTGGAAAAAAGTTCTCAGGAAGTAATGAATATTCTTGAAGAGATAGAGAAAAATATAAATCAGCAGGATTGGGAGTTAGCCAAAAACAATTTAGACAAACTAATAAATAAATGGGAAAAGATGTATGGTCCATGGCAAATTATTATGGAACATCAAGAATTAGATAATATTGAATTGTCTTTATTAAAGATGACGGAATATATAAAAGTAGAAAATCAAGATTTAGCGAAGGCAGAATTAGCTAGTCTAAAATTTTTAATACGACATATATATACCAATAATGTTATAAGTATAGAAAATATTTTTTAAAACAGTAAATGATAAAAGTCAGATGGGCTCTATAAGTCATCTGACTTTTATCATTTTATAAAATAGGAGTATTTACTGGTATTTTATAGATAACATCTTTTCTTTCCACAATAAAGGTAGCTTTATCTCTAAGCTCTTTGTCATTTTGTATATTTATTACTAATTCTTTTACAGGATTGATAGCGATAGGATGACCCACCATTTTTAACATATTAAAATCACCATTGGTATCTCCATAAGCATAGCTTTTATCTAAATCAATATTATATTGAGTAACAAAATCTTTTATTGCTTTTGTTTTACTATTAGAATCCCACATTTGATTAATTTCACCTGTAAAATTGTTATTTTCATCGATATAATATTCCGTTCCTTTATAATGATCTATTTGATATTTTTTTGCCATTTTAGAAAGTAAAAATTCAGGAGCTCCTGAAATAAAAAAGATAAAATGTCTTTGCTCTTTATGCCAATAAATACGGTCTCTAGTAAATCGATAAACTCGATCTCCTTTTAGTTTTACTACTTGATTTGTAATAAAATCTATATAATCTTTGTTTAAACCTTTCATAGAATTTATATAAATTTTAGCGACTTCTTCTAAATAATCTTCATAATTCCCATGTCTTTTATCCCAATTTTCAAAAGTTTTTTTTGCCTTTCCATGCCAAATAGCGGGGTCTAATACCTCATATTTAATTAGCTTTTTGAAATGTTCTATCATAAGAGAATCTCTGTATAAAGTGCCATCTACATCAAAAAAAGCAGCAATATTACCCATAAGTATCCCTCCTTTTATTTTAATTGTTATTTTACAATTTATTATATACAAAAATTTTCTAGTAGAAAAGAAAATACCGATCTTTGATATAAAGTTTTACAAAAATAAAGGAATCTTTAATGAATTAGAATGATTTTTATTATAATAATTATATTTTTGACATGAATCTATGTTCATAGTATGTTTGAAAATATTAAAAATATGTAATTATACAAAAAACTATATAGAAACTGAACATGCAATCATGCATATAATAAAGAAAAAGCTAAGGCATTCATTGGAAATATTTTAAATATCTACAATTTCTTTACTGAATAAAGGAAAGTGGCATACATATACTACTAATAGAAAGGAAGTGGAATCAGCGTGTATAAGCTTTTAATTGGAGACTTTGAAAATATTGATTATTTATATAAAAAAATAAAAAATGAAGCAAAAATGCTTGAAAAAGAAGGGGTAGAATTCAAGATTTATTTGGATCAAAAAGAAAATATAGAATTTTTGATATGTGAATTAAAAGAAAATAAAAAATATAAAAATAATCCTATAGAGACGTTAAATTTATTTTATCATTATATTGCAAATATAATTGCAGATTATATTATAATGTTTAAAGAACCTAAGATTTTAGAAAAAATAATCAAACAAGAATATGATTATTTTACTTCTCAAGAAAGAGATATGATATTAGATTTTTCTAGGAAAGTTTTAAAGGAAAGAGAAGATTTCTATTTCTCTACTAATGCATATCGGATTAGCAAAAAAGTCAAGATAATTAATGAAATTGTACAATATTTAGAAAGTTATGATCAGCTAATTATACATGGATTTATTGTGTTTAGACTTAAAAGCTATATAGAAGATTTAAAAGATGCCATAGAATCTGGAATAGAGGATTTTCTTATAGAAAAGGAATATAATGAATTTATTCATCTTTTACAATATTTTGTAGATATTCAGGAACCTCAAATTCATATTTTGCATATTTTAATAAATGAAGACAAAAAATATTCTTTATTAGATGAAAATTTTAAGACCATACAAAATGAATATTTAGAAGAATTATCCTGTGAATTTTTAGATGGGGAGATTAAATATGAGGATTTATTAATTAGCTCTCTTATAACAATAGCTCCAACGAAAATATATATTCATCATATGAAAAATACCAATGATTTAGAAATTATGAAAACTATTCAAAAAGTATTTGGAGACCGAGTACATGTTTGTAATGGTTGTGAAATATGCACAGAAAATAGTGTAGCTAAAAAGAAATAAAAAACCAGAGTAAAAACTCTGATTTTTTATTTCTTTTTTTATATGTTATACTGTTAAAGCAATCATTTATTATTTATATACTATAGGAGGAAACAAAATGTGGACAAGAATTGCCATTCTAGCTGTGATAGGGGGATTGATTGGATGGATTACAAATGTTTTAGCCATTAAGTTAATTTTTAGACCTATTCAGGCAATAAGAATACCTATTATAAATTATAAGATTCAGGGAATTATACCAAAACGAAGAAATGAGTTGGCAAAAAGCGTAGGAGGAACCATAGAAAAAGAACTGATATCTATTGAAGAAATTTTAGAGAAATTATTAGAAAATCAGGATAAGAGTGAAATTGTTTATACTATAAAATCTAAAATTGATCAAGTAGTGAATTATAAAATTCCTAGTTTTTTACCCAAAAGTATAAAGGATGTTATTTTGAGCTATATAAATGATATAATAGAAGAAGAATTAGAGCCCACTATAGATCAGATTATACAAAAAGTAGCAGATAAA from Garciella nitratireducens DSM 15102 includes these protein-coding regions:
- the speD gene encoding adenosylmethionine decarboxylase, with protein sequence MQTYSRHCILELWDCNINLLNDRNLIEKLMVEAALEAGAEIREIAFHKFAPQGISGVVVISESHLSIHTFPEQGYASIDVFTCGKRINPHTAAYLIAKKLEAQKIYEMNLERGIGEIKIVKNLNPITKTI
- a CDS encoding DUF421 domain-containing protein, translated to MLIVFIRVVILYISVLLGLRMMGKRQIGEMQPFELVITIMISELAAIPIENTGIPLLNGMIPIFTLLFLEGLFSVLMLKSNKFRNFIDGTPSIIMDKGKLIYKELKNQRIAVEDLFEELRIAGYPDLHEIEYVILETDGELTIIPKAENKAVTLKDMNIVSPPVEIPILLIVDGVRYQKNMKKINCDNQWLDDQIKAQGFNNDKEILIAYLDSQRQFHIQGKNEGEV
- a CDS encoding HAD family hydrolase, with translation MGNIAAFFDVDGTLYRDSLMIEHFKKLIKYEVLDPAIWHGKAKKTFENWDKRHGNYEDYLEEVAKIYINSMKGLNKDYIDFITNQVVKLKGDRVYRFTRDRIYWHKEQRHFIFFISGAPEFLLSKMAKKYQIDHYKGTEYYIDENNNFTGEINQMWDSNSKTKAIKDFVTQYNIDLDKSYAYGDTNGDFNMLKMVGHPIAINPVKELVINIQNDKELRDKATFIVERKDVIYKIPVNTPIL
- a CDS encoding aminotransferase class IV, with translation MKKEVFLDYFICNGKLLSTKSMEDIDVLKKISSKSVYEVIKIKEGVPLFFDEHLERMKNSLFTFGIELKKTKQEILQEILQLVKVNRCKFINVKLVYDFLQKKDCKFLIYFIESEYPQKDSYKNGVHTILFQGERKNPNVKTIYTSFKERVKQIRKQEGAYEALLVDEDGYIKEGSRSNVFFIKENILLTPPAGEVLLGVTRNYVLKICHKLGIQVKENPIHINHLKDIDGAFITGTTVDILPIASINQYRLRSTKNPIMKKIMNLYEKEMNKDIQKRKEKLSNYILF
- a CDS encoding DUF1858 domain-containing protein, producing MKITKDMSITDIVNKYPETVDVLQAYGMHCFGCMAARFENIEQGALAHGLDVDKLMEDLNKAIEK
- a CDS encoding DUF445 domain-containing protein; amino-acid sequence: MWTRIAILAVIGGLIGWITNVLAIKLIFRPIQAIRIPIINYKIQGIIPKRRNELAKSVGGTIEKELISIEEILEKLLENQDKSEIVYTIKSKIDQVVNYKIPSFLPKSIKDVILSYINDIIEEELEPTIDQIIQKVADKAIKSVKIGEMVEQKINELDLLELEKIVIEISNRELKQIEILGGILGFFIGIIQGVLVHFI
- a CDS encoding TraB/GumN family protein; this translates as MLANNIYQLNVDGKEILLIGTAHVSKQSAEQVKEMIEQERPDSVCIELDEGRYKSITEQNKWENTDIVQVIKEKRAILLLVNLILSTYQKRMANQFDIQPGQEMIQGIESAKKAGANIVLVDRDIQTTFKRIWRGVSFWGKVKLFFSIILSIFDDEEITEEELEKMKTEDMLTSALNELSSNFPDLKKYLVDERDQHLAQKIKEAPGKKIIAVLGAAHIPGIKEEIFKEHDLKKLTEIPRKPKFSKLIGWMIPLAIILMILSTFSVDTSKGIDQIISWILWNGSLSAIGTIIAGGHILSILTAFLVAPITSLNPLLAAGWFAGFTESFIRKPRVKDFKNLTEDISTIKGFWKNRVTKILLVVILANLGSVIGTWIGGINIIRSFIQNVL
- a CDS encoding DUF4363 family protein, with product MKIFWISLLIILIFLSFTVYLNISLEKSSQEVMNILEEIEKNINQQDWELAKNNLDKLINKWEKMYGPWQIIMEHQELDNIELSLLKMTEYIKVENQDLAKAELASLKFLIRHIYTNNVISIENIF
- the ytxC gene encoding putative sporulation protein YtxC, with the translated sequence MYKLLIGDFENIDYLYKKIKNEAKMLEKEGVEFKIYLDQKENIEFLICELKENKKYKNNPIETLNLFYHYIANIIADYIIMFKEPKILEKIIKQEYDYFTSQERDMILDFSRKVLKEREDFYFSTNAYRISKKVKIINEIVQYLESYDQLIIHGFIVFRLKSYIEDLKDAIESGIEDFLIEKEYNEFIHLLQYFVDIQEPQIHILHILINEDKKYSLLDENFKTIQNEYLEELSCEFLDGEIKYEDLLISSLITIAPTKIYIHHMKNTNDLEIMKTIQKVFGDRVHVCNGCEICTENSVAKKK
- a CDS encoding DUF4912 domain-containing protein, whose product is MKNSKIKINLLLPHILYSQWKLPKESVKKFINDFGYWAWEESKPTLKIYINDITILGEQESFFINLKENDTECAFFVPYDNKKYKIEYGRMLHQNIFLSLISSNFIIHPSDQYYSTFCLPHHIVESMKYLNICENYCV
- the recJ gene encoding single-stranded-DNA-specific exonuclease RecJ; protein product: MDKIWNIIGKRKKDQSLIEHILTCKGITRPEDRKEFLSIKPQKTYDPFLMKNMKEAVKKIEEHIKKESKIIVYGDYDVDGVTSISLLIEFFSYFISNIDYYIPNRFSEGYGLNKKAISYIKNELKADLMITVDNGINSYDEVKYGKEIGLDIIVTDHHHPPEKIPECIVINPKQKGDSYPFKELCGCGVAFKLAQALQRKLNLPKKVINNALDLVTLATISDLVPLIDENRTIIKYGLKSINANQRLGLAILRKVTGLEDKEIKSGQIGYTLGPCFNAAGRLKDAKIGVQLLLEKNKKKAEKIAQTLYQLNAKRQKIQIDGEKYCKKLVEEKHSQDNFLVLRADGVSEGIIGIIAGKIKDIFYRPTLVVTECKEGYLKGSGRSIQGINIYEEMSKVSDLLLGFGGHEMACGFSIKEENLEELRKRLNIQVQQIKEENPNIFIPKMDIVAEIKAQEFNMDFIKELSKLEPYGIGNPRPLFMIKNIEVNHQWTKACGKEGIHLKFSGKKDEFYLNGIGFFLVEKYQNLKEPSNVDVAFFADINEYNGIIQAQMRIEDIRNV
- a CDS encoding dicarboxylate/amino acid:cation symporter, which translates into the protein MKKIGLLPRLIIGLVTGVIIGYISSNIGVRWPVRLLATFNDIFGQFLNYVIPLIIIGFIAPGIAELGKGAGKLLGITTGLAYISTVIAGTLAFIVGSFLLPAIVTGGTAANPAEAQLSGYLTVEIPPIIGVMTALITAFVLGLGMAALDSKHLYYVMNDFSKIVNKLISVIVIPLLPIHVGGIFANMTYGGQVVQTLAVFGQIFIIIIALHIIYLILQYTIAGSITGKNPLQALKNMIPAYVTAVGTQSSAATIPVTTKCGKKNGISNQVADFAIPLCATIHLSGSTITITMCSVAVMLMSGLTPTFNTIFPFILMIGITMIAAPGVPGGAVMAALGILQSMLGFNQAQLALMIALYLTQDSFGTACNVTGDGAIAMVVDRIANVNKKV